In Gordonia crocea, the following are encoded in one genomic region:
- a CDS encoding aminotransferase class I/II-fold pyridoxal phosphate-dependent enzyme, with translation MEFSRRAQDVAPFYAMEYGRRAAELEAQGVSVVKLNIGEPDFGAPPAFLARIRELSDGRPLPYTGALGIDELRRAIADFSRDHFDAPIDPGRVVVTTGASAALLLACAALVNPGDEVLVADPSYPCNRSFAAGFGAEVTLLSTGPQRRFQLDARSVADAWTERTRGVMIASPSNPTGTSIPYDELVATVRTVEQRGGWRIVDEIYLGLADDADGHGPRSIAADDPGAVVVNSFSKYFGMTGWRLGWAVVPDEMVGIAEKLAQNYYVCPPTPAQWAALECFTPETLALAQARRAVLRRRRQLVLDGLARIGLPVPVIPDGAFYVYVDVSGTGMTASQFCDRALTHAQVALTPGKDFGDEGAEQYVRLSYATGEDDLALGLERLGELVGRPGLEPGTSGL, from the coding sequence ATGGAGTTTTCCCGGCGTGCGCAGGACGTGGCGCCGTTCTACGCGATGGAGTACGGGCGCCGGGCGGCCGAACTGGAGGCGCAGGGCGTCTCGGTGGTGAAGCTGAATATCGGGGAGCCCGATTTCGGTGCCCCGCCGGCGTTTCTGGCCAGGATCCGCGAGCTCAGCGACGGCCGCCCGCTGCCGTACACGGGTGCGCTGGGCATCGACGAATTGCGCCGTGCGATAGCCGATTTCAGCCGTGACCATTTCGACGCGCCGATCGACCCGGGGCGCGTGGTGGTCACGACCGGCGCGTCGGCGGCCCTGCTGTTGGCGTGTGCGGCGCTGGTCAACCCCGGCGACGAGGTCCTGGTCGCCGATCCGTCCTATCCCTGCAACCGGTCGTTCGCGGCCGGCTTCGGCGCCGAGGTCACCCTGCTGTCCACCGGGCCGCAGCGCCGGTTCCAACTGGACGCGCGATCCGTCGCCGACGCGTGGACCGAGCGGACCCGTGGCGTGATGATCGCGTCGCCGTCCAACCCGACGGGGACGTCGATCCCGTATGACGAACTCGTGGCCACCGTCCGGACGGTCGAGCAGCGGGGCGGGTGGCGCATCGTTGACGAGATCTACCTCGGACTGGCCGACGACGCCGACGGCCACGGCCCGCGCAGCATCGCTGCCGACGACCCGGGGGCAGTGGTGGTGAACAGCTTCTCGAAGTACTTCGGCATGACCGGGTGGCGCCTGGGCTGGGCGGTGGTACCCGACGAGATGGTCGGCATCGCCGAGAAGCTGGCGCAGAACTACTACGTCTGCCCGCCGACGCCGGCCCAGTGGGCGGCGCTGGAGTGCTTCACACCGGAGACCCTGGCACTGGCGCAAGCGCGGCGCGCCGTGCTGCGCCGGCGCCGGCAATTGGTTCTCGACGGGCTGGCGCGCATCGGCCTGCCGGTCCCCGTCATCCCCGACGGGGCCTTCTACGTCTACGTCGACGTCTCTGGCACGGGGATGACCGCGTCGCAGTTCTGCGACCGGGCCCTGACACACGCCCAGGTCGCGCTCACCCCGGGCAAAGACTTCGGCGACGAGGGCGCCGAGCAGTACGTGCGCCTGTCCTACGCCACCGGCGAGGACGACCTGGCGCTCGGCCTGGAGCGCCTCGGCGAGTTGGTGGGGCGACCGGGGCTCGAACCCGGGACCAGCGGATTATGA
- a CDS encoding FBP domain-containing protein codes for MQPLTEQTIRSAFRGATRSEVNRVSYPDLDEVDFDRLEYLGWRDRKIPRRAYLVVDHDTGPVALLLTRAEAKPRGRTMCTWCNDVNLTDDAVLYTVRRAGPAGRRGATLGVLICENFGCSRNARQLPPAYHRGTDLDAVRAERLADLRRRIHAFVDEALTEV; via the coding sequence ATGCAACCACTCACCGAACAAACGATCCGATCCGCGTTTCGCGGCGCGACGCGCAGCGAAGTCAACCGGGTGTCCTACCCCGATCTCGACGAGGTCGACTTCGACCGCCTGGAGTACCTCGGGTGGCGCGACCGCAAGATCCCGCGGCGCGCCTACCTCGTCGTCGACCACGACACCGGCCCGGTGGCACTGCTGCTCACCCGCGCCGAGGCGAAACCGCGCGGGCGCACCATGTGCACCTGGTGCAACGACGTCAACCTCACTGACGACGCCGTCCTCTACACCGTGCGCCGGGCCGGCCCGGCGGGACGGCGCGGGGCAACCCTGGGCGTGTTGATCTGTGAGAACTTCGGCTGCTCGCGCAACGCGCGCCAGCTTCCGCCGGCGTACCACCGCGGCACCGACCTCGACGCGGTGCGCGCCGAACGGCTGGCTGATCTGCGACGTCGGATCCACGCCTTCGTCGACGAGGCCCTCACTGAGGTGTGA
- a CDS encoding flavin-containing monooxygenase: MAINQESTIRRRVVVIGAGQAGLSAAYHLSRNGLVAGSDFDVLDANPTPGGAWSHRWDALTFDDAHGLHPLPASTLAAPDPAEPAREVVKRYYGQYEDEHGFAVERPWRVTQVRRDDDGLFVVEAEDPAGARREYRADAVISATGTWDRPFIPYYPGRFGGRQLTTRDFTDPDEFRGRRVLVVGGGTSAVQFVLLLNRHGASTVWSTRRAPQWVERPFDENWGAEVERGVAARTRRGLQPLSVVAATGLPLIPRYAEAIESGLLVSRGPIERLTETGVDFADGSRADVDVILWATGFRASLDHLAPLHLREPGGGVLMADDDVSVVKAPGLFLVGYGRSASTLGATRAGRAAARAVREYAA; encoded by the coding sequence ATGGCCATCAATCAGGAGTCGACGATCCGGCGCCGGGTGGTCGTGATCGGCGCCGGTCAAGCCGGCCTGTCCGCGGCGTACCACCTGAGCCGCAACGGCCTCGTCGCTGGAAGCGATTTCGACGTCCTCGACGCCAACCCGACGCCCGGCGGCGCGTGGAGCCACCGGTGGGACGCCCTGACTTTCGACGACGCCCACGGACTGCACCCGCTCCCGGCATCGACCTTGGCGGCACCCGACCCCGCCGAACCGGCCCGGGAAGTGGTGAAGCGCTACTACGGGCAGTACGAAGACGAGCACGGATTCGCCGTCGAACGGCCGTGGCGGGTCACCCAGGTTCGCCGGGACGACGACGGTCTGTTCGTCGTCGAGGCGGAGGATCCGGCGGGTGCGCGGCGCGAGTACCGCGCCGACGCCGTCATCAGCGCGACCGGCACGTGGGACCGGCCGTTCATCCCGTACTACCCGGGTCGATTCGGCGGCCGGCAGCTCACCACCCGCGACTTCACCGACCCCGACGAGTTCCGCGGCCGGCGCGTCCTCGTCGTCGGCGGCGGGACCTCCGCGGTGCAGTTCGTGTTGCTGCTGAACCGGCACGGAGCGTCGACGGTGTGGTCGACGCGGCGGGCGCCGCAGTGGGTCGAGCGGCCCTTCGACGAGAACTGGGGCGCCGAGGTGGAACGGGGCGTGGCCGCGCGGACGCGGCGCGGGCTGCAGCCGCTCAGCGTCGTTGCGGCGACCGGGTTGCCCCTCATCCCGCGGTACGCCGAGGCGATCGAGTCGGGCCTGCTCGTCTCGCGCGGGCCCATCGAACGCCTCACCGAGACCGGCGTCGACTTCGCCGACGGCAGTCGCGCCGACGTGGACGTCATCCTGTGGGCGACCGGCTTCCGGGCCTCGCTCGACCACCTGGCACCGCTGCACCTGCGTGAGCCCGGCGGGGGAGTGCTCATGGCCGACGACGACGTGAGCGTCGTCAAGGCGCCCGGGTTGTTCCTCGTCGGTTACGGCCGCAGCGCGTCGACTCTGGGTGCGACGCGCGCCGGTCGGGCCGCGGCCCGCGCAGTGCGCGAGTACGCGGCGTAG
- a CDS encoding excalibur calcium-binding domain-containing protein, with the protein MSTVKLFGAALFAAAGLAVAVAPTAVAAPGPGATAVKSYKNCTEAREDGAAPIHRGEDGYADHLDRDGDGIACE; encoded by the coding sequence ATGTCCACCGTCAAACTGTTCGGCGCTGCACTGTTCGCCGCTGCCGGCCTTGCCGTCGCCGTCGCCCCGACCGCCGTCGCGGCACCCGGGCCCGGCGCCACCGCGGTCAAGTCGTACAAGAACTGCACCGAGGCGCGCGAAGATGGTGCAGCGCCGATCCACAGGGGCGAGGACGGCTATGCCGATCACCTCGACCGCGACGGCGACGGCATCGCCTGCGAGTAG